A region of Paenibacillus sp. JNUCC-31 DNA encodes the following proteins:
- a CDS encoding GNAT family N-acetyltransferase has protein sequence MAKFDIEPRVIAIQEHQMNAAIDFAMRVRREVFPIIDHERLPADLEQFREHYLDSADAVFLVAVMEDKRIVGSIGVLPYDGRIEAIAGRYPSQSAAEIVKCYVDSEYRRYGIGSLLVNELEKVVRDMQYTTLYLHTHRFLPGAVDFWKRQGYVLICEQQDDWQTVHMEKVGEW, from the coding sequence TTGGCAAAGTTTGATATAGAACCGAGAGTGATCGCTATCCAGGAGCACCAAATGAATGCTGCAATTGATTTTGCCATGCGTGTTCGCAGAGAAGTATTTCCAATAATAGATCATGAGAGATTACCTGCTGATTTGGAGCAATTCAGAGAACATTACTTGGATTCAGCCGATGCGGTCTTTCTTGTCGCTGTCATGGAAGACAAGCGGATTGTGGGTTCCATTGGCGTCCTGCCATATGATGGGCGTATCGAAGCAATCGCAGGAAGATATCCTTCGCAGTCTGCTGCGGAAATTGTGAAATGTTATGTGGATTCAGAATATCGCAGATACGGCATCGGTTCTCTTCTCGTTAACGAGCTGGAAAAAGTGGTGAGAGACATGCAATATACTACGTTATATTTGCATACGCATCGCTTTTTGCCTGGAGCTGTGGATTTCTGGAAACGTCAGGGGTATGTGCTTATATGC
- a CDS encoding S8 family peptidase — protein sequence MWLWLGISAATLLALRFVCRYLEDKRAAKKFHPHAPKQLLIKFKEDTTADEMHTLHKKAKCNVAETYEDLGWYRIESRKKMHRMLKYYKNHELIDHAEPNYYLQSSFTPNDPFFPYQYNLQKINAPAAWDISQSNSSVKIAIIDTGVQLNHPELAGKILPGYDYVDYDNVPEDGNGHGTHVAGIAASITNNGVGIAGTAPLASIVPLRVLDNNGQGTTGNVGNGLVYAANNGIQVVNLSLGGPTGEAFLQAAVQYAWERGAVIIAAAGNDNTSYPIVPASYPNVIAVASTNPSDLKSNFSNYGSWVDMAAPGDTILSTYLGGSYAYLSGTSMAAPHVAGVAALLAARGKTNAQIRDALCFASDPVSGSGVYWQYGRLNAERSLQVP from the coding sequence ATGTGGCTATGGTTAGGAATCTCCGCTGCAACCCTATTGGCACTCCGATTTGTCTGTCGATATTTGGAAGATAAACGTGCAGCCAAAAAGTTTCATCCCCATGCGCCCAAGCAGTTGTTAATTAAGTTCAAGGAAGATACGACAGCCGACGAGATGCACACATTGCATAAAAAAGCAAAATGCAACGTAGCCGAAACGTATGAAGATCTGGGCTGGTATCGCATCGAATCAAGAAAGAAAATGCACCGTATGTTAAAGTATTACAAAAATCATGAGCTTATCGACCACGCTGAACCTAACTATTATCTGCAGTCATCGTTTACGCCAAATGACCCCTTTTTCCCATATCAATATAACCTGCAAAAAATCAATGCTCCTGCTGCCTGGGATATATCCCAGAGTAACAGTTCAGTCAAAATCGCAATCATTGACACAGGCGTACAACTGAATCACCCTGAGCTCGCTGGCAAGATCCTGCCCGGTTATGATTACGTTGATTACGACAATGTCCCCGAAGATGGTAACGGGCACGGCACGCATGTTGCCGGAATCGCTGCTTCCATTACCAACAATGGAGTGGGCATTGCAGGTACTGCCCCGCTTGCTTCCATTGTTCCACTGCGTGTACTGGACAACAATGGACAAGGTACAACGGGCAACGTCGGAAATGGACTTGTTTACGCCGCCAACAATGGTATTCAAGTCGTTAACCTGAGTCTCGGCGGTCCTACAGGAGAAGCCTTTCTCCAGGCTGCCGTGCAGTATGCATGGGAACGGGGGGCTGTCATCATCGCGGCAGCAGGTAATGATAATACTTCGTATCCGATTGTACCCGCTTCTTATCCCAACGTCATTGCAGTAGCATCCACCAATCCTTCCGACCTCAAATCGAACTTCTCGAACTATGGGTCTTGGGTAGATATGGCTGCGCCTGGGGATACCATTTTGTCCACATACCTGGGCGGCTCTTATGCTTATCTCAGTGGAACGTCCATGGCTGCTCCCCATGTGGCCGGAGTGGCTGCACTGCTGGCTGCCCGCGGCAAAACCAATGCCCAGATTCGCGATGCGCTTTGCTTCGCATCCGATCCCGTATCCGGTTCTGGTGTCTACTGGCAATATGGGCGACTTAATGCAGAGCGCAGTTTGCAGGTACCTTAA